Proteins from one Halopseudomonas pelagia genomic window:
- a CDS encoding YcjX family protein, protein MVAVKNVNWFKQVQQQAARLSGQTIRVGVTGLSGAGKTTFITSLINQLENHQRGLLSRRRPFDRLLSVRWQREQVEQPFAYLQALGALSGQPPQWPLSTSDLSRVVIDLQFRPEGLLKSLQGQRHVRLELLDYPGEWLLDLPLLGMTFGQWNEQMRALLDAEPRVSLAGDLRERLLAIDPAAPCDQTLLEQLTREWTDFLLRCRSEAGLSRNQPGRFMLPGSGIAPQMLMFVPLLSANQHSQGGAGSWWAQCRERFDYYRDFVVKGFYEQHFSRLDRQILLVDMLAPMQAGQAALRDLQLALEGVLGSFRYGQNTLFQRLFKPRIAHMAVCATKVDQVAPNQQRALQQCLEDLVTDSLSEVRHGGVQVQGFPLAAVRAAEQDGETMIGGLVGQTAFIRYQPASIPEHLPLDLQLKGPSLLQLRPPAGLHRNEPFPHYRMDDLVNWILEGAQP, encoded by the coding sequence ATGGTTGCAGTAAAAAATGTGAACTGGTTCAAACAGGTGCAGCAGCAAGCGGCACGCTTGAGTGGCCAGACAATCCGCGTGGGCGTGACCGGATTGAGTGGTGCTGGCAAGACCACCTTCATAACCAGCTTGATCAATCAGCTGGAGAATCACCAGCGTGGTTTGCTGTCCCGTCGTCGCCCGTTTGATCGTTTGCTGTCAGTGCGATGGCAGCGTGAACAGGTGGAACAGCCGTTTGCCTATCTGCAGGCGCTGGGAGCGCTGTCGGGCCAGCCGCCGCAATGGCCGTTATCGACTTCTGATCTGTCGCGGGTCGTTATTGACCTGCAGTTTCGCCCGGAGGGCCTGTTGAAAAGCTTGCAGGGCCAACGCCACGTGCGTCTGGAGTTGCTCGATTACCCCGGGGAGTGGTTGTTGGATCTACCGCTGCTGGGCATGACTTTCGGGCAGTGGAATGAGCAGATGCGCGCGTTGCTGGATGCTGAGCCGCGTGTCAGCCTGGCTGGCGATTTGCGTGAACGACTACTGGCCATCGATCCGGCCGCGCCCTGTGATCAGACGCTGCTGGAACAACTGACCCGCGAGTGGACGGATTTTCTGTTGCGCTGCCGCAGTGAGGCAGGCTTGTCACGCAATCAACCTGGGCGTTTCATGTTGCCTGGTAGCGGTATTGCGCCGCAGATGTTGATGTTTGTACCTCTGCTAAGCGCCAATCAGCATAGCCAGGGGGGCGCTGGCAGTTGGTGGGCGCAATGCCGCGAGCGGTTCGACTATTATCGCGACTTCGTGGTGAAAGGCTTTTATGAGCAGCATTTCAGTCGGCTGGATCGGCAGATTTTGCTGGTCGATATGCTTGCGCCCATGCAAGCGGGACAGGCCGCTCTGCGTGACCTGCAACTGGCGTTGGAGGGAGTGCTCGGTAGCTTCCGCTACGGCCAGAACACCCTGTTCCAGCGTCTGTTCAAACCGCGCATCGCTCATATGGCGGTATGTGCCACCAAGGTCGACCAGGTTGCACCGAATCAGCAACGAGCGCTGCAGCAGTGTCTCGAGGACCTGGTCACCGACAGCCTGTCTGAAGTACGCCACGGTGGCGTACAGGTCCAGGGTTTTCCGCTGGCCGCAGTGCGCGCTGCCGAGCAGGATGGCGAAACCATGATTGGCGGTCTGGTCGGTCAGACGGCGTTTATCCGCTATCAGCCAGCCAGTATTCCCGAGCACCTGCCCCTGGATCTGCAGCTGAAGGGGCCCTCCTTACTGCAGTTGCGACCGCCGGCCGGGCTGCATCGAAACGAGCCTTTTCCGCATTACCGGATGGATGATCTGGTCAATTGGATCCTTGAGGGGGCGCAACCATGA
- a CDS encoding TIGR01620 family protein, with translation MTYKPTSDQPRILETWEPAPAQPADGVKVLGESAEQLRPRATATEVPLPGTLNAPPVSPWPARMGKLLLAVVVGGAALEWGRWTLDAWAWNPVAGGVIGALGLGLAGTGLLSWRALRQQRQRLTTLEQLRKEMRVALADPSERLALDWLERLQALYRDTPLAPRMVEVCSGLDQSHSAQEVSRRLNQQFYQPLDIQARLMIRNESVSTGMLVATSPWVSIDLLLVVWRNIRMMQRVAICYGLPIGQLGRWRLARHVLRNIALAGGSEMAIGALSDSLLSGMLEKLAARIGQGIGIGLYSSRLGHFTLDLCRAAPLADQSSLAEDNRGIIQGIRTRLGRKSDASL, from the coding sequence ATGACCTACAAACCTACCAGTGACCAGCCCCGCATTCTGGAAACCTGGGAGCCGGCACCGGCGCAGCCGGCTGACGGAGTGAAGGTCCTCGGTGAGTCGGCTGAGCAGCTCAGGCCACGGGCGACGGCAACCGAGGTGCCCTTGCCAGGCACACTCAATGCGCCGCCCGTCAGCCCTTGGCCGGCGCGTATGGGCAAGCTTTTGCTGGCCGTGGTCGTTGGCGGTGCAGCGCTGGAGTGGGGCCGCTGGACCCTGGACGCCTGGGCCTGGAATCCTGTGGCAGGCGGGGTAATCGGTGCGCTGGGGTTAGGGCTGGCCGGAACCGGCCTGCTCAGTTGGCGCGCACTGCGGCAGCAACGGCAACGCCTGACAACACTCGAGCAACTGCGTAAAGAAATGCGCGTTGCACTGGCAGACCCTTCCGAACGTCTAGCGCTGGATTGGCTGGAGCGCTTGCAAGCCTTGTATCGTGATACACCCCTGGCCCCGCGCATGGTGGAGGTATGTTCTGGATTGGATCAGTCGCACAGCGCCCAGGAGGTAAGCCGGCGACTGAATCAGCAGTTCTATCAACCGTTGGATATACAGGCCCGGCTGATGATCCGCAACGAATCAGTCAGCACCGGAATGTTGGTGGCTACCAGCCCCTGGGTGTCGATAGACCTGTTGTTGGTGGTCTGGCGCAATATCCGCATGATGCAGCGCGTTGCCATCTGTTATGGACTGCCAATCGGACAGCTGGGCCGTTGGCGCTTGGCTCGGCATGTGCTGCGCAATATCGCCCTGGCGGGCGGCAGCGAAATGGCGATTGGCGCGCTCAGCGACAGCCTGCTCTCGGGCATGCTGGAGAAGCTTGCCGCGCGCATTGGCCAGGGCATTGGCATTGGGCTTTACAGCTCGAGACTGGGCCATTTTACCCTGGACCTGTGCCGCGCAGCGCCACTTGCCGACCAGAGCAGCCTGGCAGAAGACAACCGCGGGATCATCCAAGGCATTCGTACCCGTTTAGGACGTAAATCCGATGCCAGCTTATAA
- a CDS encoding acyl-CoA thioesterase, whose amino-acid sequence MTFAELLAALADSPQQEVTIPTGWAQGRAGYGGLIAALVYQGMRAKVPGDRPVRSLAITFVGPVAPGESMQVEAQVLREGKAVTQMLGMGKQNGQVMCIIQGSFGASRESVVAVPSLPAPTAKAPADCLDMPYVEGLNPVFIKHFAVRWAFGDLPFTNSRKREMGGWMRFREDEGSVQAAHILGLVDVWPPALLPHLQQRVPASSLTWTIEFMQPQPEIGNTEWLLYRAEIEHARDGYGHVSAMVWREDGTLVAISRQTVTVFG is encoded by the coding sequence ATGACCTTTGCTGAACTGCTTGCTGCACTAGCCGACTCACCGCAACAGGAAGTCACCATTCCCACTGGCTGGGCTCAGGGCCGTGCCGGCTACGGCGGTTTGATTGCCGCGCTAGTGTATCAAGGCATGCGCGCCAAGGTACCGGGCGACAGACCGGTCAGATCGCTGGCGATTACCTTTGTCGGCCCGGTCGCACCGGGTGAAAGCATGCAGGTTGAAGCGCAGGTGCTGCGCGAGGGCAAAGCCGTCACGCAGATGCTTGGCATGGGCAAGCAGAATGGGCAGGTCATGTGCATCATTCAAGGCAGCTTTGGCGCTTCGCGGGAGTCTGTGGTGGCGGTCCCCAGCTTGCCCGCGCCCACTGCGAAGGCGCCGGCCGATTGCCTAGACATGCCTTATGTGGAAGGTCTGAATCCGGTGTTTATCAAACACTTTGCAGTACGTTGGGCGTTTGGCGACCTGCCGTTCACCAATAGCCGCAAGCGCGAGATGGGCGGCTGGATGCGCTTTCGCGAGGATGAGGGCAGCGTGCAAGCGGCGCATATCCTCGGTCTTGTGGATGTCTGGCCGCCTGCGTTGCTTCCACACCTGCAACAGCGTGTGCCGGCCAGCTCGCTGACCTGGACCATTGAGTTCATGCAACCACAACCGGAGATCGGCAATACCGAATGGTTGTTGTACCGAGCCGAAATCGAACACGCTCGTGATGGATATGGCCACGTGTCTGCCATGGTCTGGCGAGAAGATGGTACGCTGGTAGCTATAAGCCGTCAGACAGTCACCGTGTTTGGTTGA